The sequence TCGGCGTCGGACTGGCCCGTCTGTGTGTGGAGGAGCCGGTGTTGCTTCGCCAGCCGTTGCACTTCGACTACACCCAGGTCCACCCGAACGCTACGGTGGCTCTGCGAGGCGCATGGCGTAGAGGAAGGGCAGTGCCGGCCGGGCACTCAGTAAGTGTCTCCATCATGCTCTTCTTGCCGGAATCCGATCACAATCTCCGGATCGGTGTCTTCCAGGTGAATCCAACTCGACAGCCTTGTGAATCGTTGTGGATTTTCCCCCCAAATATCGGTGAAATTTTCTTCTCAGGTGCATGCCGAGGTCACCTCATCCACTGGGAACGTAATAGCGACGTCCAGCCAGCCATGCATGCTGCGGTTTCAAAGCCATCCTGTGCGACTGATGCGAACGTTCGTGATGGGCTTCCCTCTTCTGCTGGGTATCAGTAGCGAGAGCCAGAGAGTAGCCATAGAGATGCTGGGATACAAGGAAACCAGGACGAGAAGTGAGATGGTGAGGGTGAAGCTGAAACCCAGAGCCGGAACCACTGAGCTGCCACAACTGTATGACGCGGAGGTCTTCATGAAGTCACAGCTGCCATGGGCAAAAGAAGTGGCCCATAACTGGAAGTGGACGTTCTATGTCTGGACTTCGCTTTACATGTACATACTTCTTTTGATCCTCCTGGTTTGCTGCTTCAAGCCATTTGTCATGCCGAGGCTGAGACGCTACGGAGCTGGGGGGCTTGCGGAGGTCAAGAAGGATTCCATGGATGATCACAGAATCGAGAGAGAGATGTCGGATAAAAGGCTTTCCGACGCACTGAGAGCATTGCGTCAGAGGGGCAAAAGGAAGGCGCTGCTGCGACCGGAACTCGTCGAGGGCGCCGCCTCAAGCGTCGCCGGAGGGGAGGCGATGGCGGCGAGCGAGGTTATCGATGACTCTGGGGATTTCGCAGCTTCGGAATCCTCCGAGTGCGTTGGGGGATAGTTTGGCTCAGAGAGATGGATGCAATCCTCAATGCGAGCATGTTTGTATGTGGCCTGTGTGGACTTCATGTTCTCAACCATTGTGAATTGAACCTTTCTCTGTTGTGTTCTGTGATCCTTGAAGAAAGGATGCATCGCCTTTGAAAGTCTTCGCATCGCTCCGGGATTTCGAATAATAATGGTTGAATGTATCAAATACATGGAAGATATGCTAGATGTACATCTTAAATTTTTAATGTTGTTAGTGCATATTACATATTACCCCACGAGGACACGATCCCTGCAACGTCAACCCGAGCCCAGGGAAGATGCAACGTCACGTCGGATGGCCATTAGAAATCTGGGATAATAGCTGTCCTCTTTCGGCGTTGTCTGGCGCCAAGCCGACCAGTGTTGTCACAACAAGGACCGCTCCGGGAAGCTCGGGACAACACTGCATGATGTCGTCCCGCATATCCTGGGCGACGGACGTCCGAAGGTACACCCGTCGTCCAAGGGGTCGATCGCCACGTAAAGATCGTATACGATCGACCCCCATGAGCTATGATAAAAACCCCTTGCCAACATCTGACAAGGGGCATCTGGAATATTAACATACCACTGACTCGTGCTTTGGAGGGGCCTAAGTCGTGATCCCCCTTCCATCCTGACTTAGACCTGTGCGTAGGAATCCGATGGTGACAAAGGCGGAGGAGCTCGTGGAAGAGGCGCATCCCCACCAAAATCGAACTCAATCCGATCAGGCAAAACCTTCATCCCCAAGATGGTCCTGGACGTCGCTAGTCGGACCAAGCCGTACCAACCATGTGGCCACAACCATAGGTTCACGAAACAAATGTTAAGACATCATccatcaaaattttaattatagaaGTAGAAGTAATGAAAAGAGGATGAAAGAAAAAGACACTGATTGTCTCCCATCGATCTATCTACGTGAATAGACTATAGAGAAATTTGCCCAATATGGCTTATCGATTTGATGGCCCATGCAGGTTAAAAGAAAATTGATCGAGAGATGTGGGCATTTCGAGCATAAACAAGTCTCCTCCGCCCATGAGGTGGGTCCCTCAGTCTTGTCGTGGTAATTCTAATAACTTCCTCATTGTAAATCTATGTGTCCCTAGGCCCTTCTCTCAATAGATGGAACAAGCTGTCACCTAACCTATTAGATCAATATGCAATGGGGCAAATTGGGTGGCGACATGGGAAGGTCGAGTTGAGATGCTATAGATCGCCTTATAGTGAGCGAAAGAATAGGGGCAGGTCAACAACCGGGGGACTTCTTAGCATTCCCATTGTGGATCCATTGCTCGATGTGGATCTCTCAACAATGAGCAGATGATGAGCCCACCTCGGCACTACCTGTAGCCTACCTCGGTTCCTCTTATAGCCTACCTTGATGGCGAGCAGAAGAAGAGGGGCTGATTGGTGATAGAGGGCTTCGCAGCATTCCTATTATGGACCTATTGCCCAACATTGGTCTCTCGACAATAAGCAGAGGAGGAACCCACCTCGGCTCCTCCCACAGCCCGTCTTGGTAAACAAGCAGAAGAACAATAGGAGCTTGCTCCTCCCATCGAGCCAATGTTGGAGATCTTTATCTAAGGCATCATGCTCCATTGTGATGAGTAGTATGATACTGTTCTCCTCGAGTTCCTCCATGCCCAAGAGTTCCCAAGGCTTGACGTGGGCCCCTTGGTTTTCCACCCTACATTTTAAAGCAGAGGGGCCGACAAATCAACCGAGATAGTCTATTATCCAACATAATCTGCCCCCCCACCAAGTTATACTACAATGGTTtaggcattatcattatcatcttACAAAAAAGGAGCCCATTGTGACTCTTCCCATAACCCACTTTGGTGACAGGCAACATACGCGCATGCCTCAACTCCTACAAATAAGTCGATTGAAGGGAAACTTTCTTTGCTTGAAGTTGGTCTATCAACCGATCATGCAGGCTGATCATATCCTCTATTACTTGAAACAAGCATCTCAACGGCTCATTCCCCTCACCTTTATATGACGCACATATTAGATAAGCTGATAGTTGCACTTCgagatatttttgaaaaaaattcttcaagtttaccttcaaaaaaagaaaaatgatagaGAGAATATCACCGACTAATTATCATCCGACATATGGCCTCCATGGCGTCTAGGCTAGAAAAAGGAGACAGAGGCTACTCCCCATCGATCTGCTCACATGGGCAAGGGTCGAAGGCAAGCAATTGTAGGTTGTTACCTCCTTGTCGCCCATATAGAGAAAAGACCAAGATTATTAGAGGTGGTTGAGGGTTGCCTCCTTATAGAATATTCTATCTTTTTATAACCAGATATAAAAGCTCATTTTTAGTGTAATGGAAGGGAGATCATTTTTCACTACTCGCGACCATACATACCTACATCGGGTTACTAACTTAGGCATTAGGGGATTGAGTCGAGAAACCTCTCTCGACCTTGGTCTTCATACATATGACATTTCAGGAACTCAATATTTTCACATCGATATATTTTGAATAACCTTACACACACGAGTCTAGACCATACCAAgtttattaagacatcaataaATTCTTCCCATAACACCAACATTTAGATATAGTTTAAAACCTTCAATTTTTAAGTATGATAAAAAAATCATTTAGTAAAAATATTAGGGATAAATGTTCAAATTAATAGGTtgttttaataatataattttcctTAATaacttaattaaaatattttctatgttatTAAAGCGGATCAAGAGTTTAAATATTGTAAATGATCCTTTCAGTTTGATTTATATCATGTATTTGAATCTAATATCATGTTAAGTCTTATGTATATATCTtttaaatactaataataataatcatcatcatcaccaacaTTTAAATACTGGTATCTTCAATTTGAAGCCCACGTCGGCCCAATATTGAGCCTGGATTGGGCCCAAGATTGCTCGTGAGCTATTCCTCGGTTCCAAACGGCTTCCGAGAAGCCATTGGACCGGTCACCAGGTGACATCGACCTCCGCCCTCTCAGGCCTGCCCCTTCTCTAACGACCACCACCAATGGATCACGGATCGGCCGAAGGTGACGAGGAAGACTGGAGTTTCATCACCAATTCCTTCGCCGCCGTtgctgccaccgccgccgccaccacaaaACCTCCGTCGCAACCTCAACCTCACGATGGTCAAACTGCCCTCGGCTACGAGTCTCCCGGCACCCCCGCCGTCGCCGCAGACCCGATCTCCTTCCGCCGCCTCAGCCTCGACAACCCCCCTCCCACCGCCGCCGCGACCAGTCGTTCCTATGCCTTCCCCCAGCCCAACCTCCCTCCTCCTATCCCGCCCCTGTCCGACAGTGGCGCCCATGGCCCACCTCCTTCGGCTCCCCGTCTCTCTGGCTCCCTCTCTGAATTCACCGGCATGGCCGTCCGACATGGCATATTTCGACCCCCTACCCGGGCCCCCGTTCACCCGGGGACGCCACCATCGATCGAATTGAGGCCCCACCCCCTCCGGGAGACTCAGGTTGGGTGCTTCATCCGGACGATCGCCGGATCCACGTCGCAGATCTGGGCGGGAACGGAGAATGGCGTTCGGGTCTGGAACCTTTCCGATGTGTTTGAGGGGTTTGGACGCGGTGGTTTTGCTTCGTGGAAGCCAGGAAGGGGAGATGAGGAGAGCGCGCCGTTCAGGGAGTCATCTTTTACATACCCGACGATCTGCTTGGTGGTTGATTCGGATCGTGGGTTTGTGTGGAGTGGTCACAAGGATGGGAGGATTCGGATTTGGAGAGTGGAGCAGCCTGAGTCAAATAATTCGGCACCAGAGAGAGGAAATCTTGCAGAATGCCTCTCGTGGCAGGCACATCGATCACCTGTTCTCTCGATGGCCATAACTTCACATGGTGACCGTCATTCACAAACCTTCATCTTTCTTGTTCCCTTTTTTTATTGCTGACGTGCATTAACCTCTCTTTCCACCAAGAATCAAGAATAACTAGGACTGGCTTTTCATTCACTGATTTGCATCtttattgtttttattttgtGACAAAGGTATCCGAGTGGTAATCCAAATGTCTTTACAGTTTTAGTTCCCTTTTGGTGAGCTAGTCATATCTAAGAAGTCGATGGTGGAGTGGTCAATGCGGCCATTCATCTTTTTGTCAGTGTAACTGATGAATGCCTCCTATTGGAGTGACCATAGTAACTTGCTTAACTCTTTGAGGGCATGCCTGTAGTGGAGTGGTCAGTGCTTTGACCTCTCTCCAATTCTGGTTCACTTGTTGTGATGCTCAATTTTGATAATGTTCATGAAATAATATGATTTATGCTAATGTTCATTTATATATTTAGTTATTGTCCTACTTAGTATAGAACTTTTAGTTCCGATGTCTGCCACTAGAACAATCCCAGCTAGGCTCTTATTAATCAAAAAAGTGTTATCAACAATTCAGCATATAATATCTATCATGGAAATTTATCTTGGTAACTGAATTGTATGTAATGTTTATGACCCAGTGTAACCATTAGAAACCACTTCTCCATTGTTCCTCTTTAGCCACGGAGGTCTTTATTTTGACATCGCTCCTGACTCTGTTTCCTATTGTCTCACAGAAATTTCCTTTTAGTGATGGACTTGAATATTATTCTTTGATAAGTGGATGATGCTTTACACCACCACTGATCTTATTTCAGTGGCTCCTCCCATGAGGCCTAATTGTGATAGAATGATGGCAGGTTACCACCAAAGGTGAGGTTAGCTATGGATGAGGCTCATAGCTGCTATTAAACTCATTGCATTTCATTTATTGTAGTGATTAGTGTTGgagaaaaaaataaggaaaaaaaccTTGATATATCTTAAATGTGCCAATCAAAACATATCAATTTCAGTTAGTACACACAAGATGTAGAATACTGTATTAAGACTCATTGGTACCCCTGTTATGCCTGTTGATAAACACTTGGATTGGTACAACATGGGAAATAGAAATTTGGTTGGCATTAGAAATTGTGGTTGTTATTTGTATTGCTACTGCCATTCGGTTGCTAGATCTTTGATGTATTATGTGATTGATGCCTTCTAGGCTTAAAAGAATTAGGAAAATAATAAGATTTTATGATGTTATAGTGGTAAGGTGAGGTGCATAAAACCAAGAATTACAAGACAAAGAAATCATATACTAAGTGAGTCATGTTAGTTGCAATGTCAAAAGGTCAGTGTAACTGGAAATTAGCCGAGATGCTATCGGCATTTAGCTATAGATTTTAAGGGGAAGAGACTGGTGAAAGGTTGTTCTTCATATTGAAAGGCAAGGAAATCAATGTTGAAGGTCTAAGTTTGTGCTGATGGAACTTGTGATGAAGTTTTACTGAATATAACAAAGAAAAGACATAGATGtcaaattaaataattttaacagagAAGTATCTACAAGCACGAGGCATGAGGCCATGAAATCACATACTTATACAGTTAGATCGCATGACACAACAAGTGACTATCATAAACAAAACATGAAGTTGTGAAGTAGCACATGCTTGGCATTTGACAATTGACTAGGGCCATCTTAGACCATACTATTACTAATGCAACGAGGGCTGaaattgaaacatatattgtctttttatttttattttttggaatgTACTTCTATTACAATTTATTGTCAAAGCTATTCGTTTCTTTTATACATTTGAATTGAAGTAGTAGTGTTACTTGCTTCAAATACTTAAGAATGAGGCACTCTATTTAAAATGAATTGTCAAATAATAGTTTTGGTTTCTTACTGGAAGAAACATTGGGTCGTTAGATGAGTATGATGAATATATAGTTTGACTCAGTTGTGGTGCCAAAAGGAGAATTTTGTTATAATTCGCTAGATTACATGATGTTGTAGTTGGATCCTGATGTCAGGGAAAATTTTAGTTAGAAGCGATTCTATATTTGGTTAATTTATCGTATTGAATGTTATTGCTGCTTCCATATCCATGGGATGTGAAGAAGGAACTGTAACTTCTATGGCACTTAGCTCTCTGATTCAATTTGAAATAACTAGCAGAGGTTTTAGATAGTTGATTGCTAAACTATCAATTGACATTTTAAAAGTTGATTTTTTTGtattcaatcttctttttaaaatCTTCAGCTAACATTATAAGTTATTGAATTCAAAGATACTAGATTAAGTGTTCACATACTGTTTGGTAGAAAACATTGGCTTTTCTTCAGGAAGAAAATTTATTTTCACAGTTAAGACTTCCAGTAATATCTGTTTGAAACTTGAAAGCTATGCAGCAAAGATtgaatcaaaatttaaaatttctgAACATGTAGGTTGTAATTCTCTGCCATATTTTGCAGTGTAACTTATTTTGCATTATAGCAACCAATGCGCATTGATTGAACCATATAACCAAGCAAAGTAGTGTTAGAAGGATCAAGGTTTAAATTGCATAAATGAGGCAAATAACTTATCTATCACACATGAGACATTAAATTAGATGCCTTCTACTTATATTCATAAATCACTAATCAATATAGTACATTCCTCTttagcttttctttttttatgtttgtAAACTGATTTTCCATTTAGATATCTGTAATTTTCTGGCCAAATTAATCTATATGCCCTTCATTTTTACTATCTCATAAAGCATGAACTCAGTGTCCATTTATTTGTTTCTAGTTGTCATTGTTGGTCTCTTGCATTTCTGTTTTTTTTGCCTGAAATAGACCAAAAAGTAAGTTACTGGTAGAGCTAGGATGTCAAACATATCCAAGTCCATAATAAATAAGAATCTATGCATTACTTCCTCTGGTATGTCAGGGCATATAGCTTCTTTCTTAGACTGTAAGCATGGAGCATCTTTTATAAACTAGTACTTTTTCTTTACTGCAGTTCACACATGTATCTTATTGTACATGTAACATGTTTTAGTAGTGAATACCATTGGTACAAATGTAGATATGATAGTCCATTATGCTTTGTAAAGTTCCTTAATTTAGCTACTAATTGGATATGCTCTTGTTAGGTGTATCATTGTCTCCTCCAGTTCTGTTTTTGGTTTATGTGATCCAACAATTCATCATTGGTGAATGGTTCAGTTGGACAGGGACTAATCTGATGCTGTTGCTCTAACTTTTGATGAAATCTAGGTGAACTTTGGTCTGGCACTGAAGGTGGAGTGATAAAAGCCTGGTCTTGTAAAGCCATCTATAAATGTTTCACTCTTAGGAAGGATGAAAGACATATGGCTTCTATTTTAATTGAAAGATCTTCTGTTGATCTCCGAAGCCTGGTAACTGTTGGAGGAGTGTGTTCCTTGCCTACTGCAGATATCAGATATTTACTGTCTGATAATTTCTCTTCAAAAGTTTGGAGCTCGAGCTGCCTTTTATTTGCACTTTGGTATAACTTTAATAGAATTTCTTGCAATTAGAAACCCAAAATAGGAGTTAGTTCACGAATGGTGCTCTTAATCCTGCAATTATTCTCTTGTTTGACTTTGCAGGGATTCACATACAAAGGAACTTCTGAAAGTCTTCAACATAGATGGTCAGGTTGAGACTAGGTTTGACACATTCCAAGTCCAAGATTCGCATGAAGA comes from Musa acuminata AAA Group cultivar baxijiao chromosome BXJ3-3, Cavendish_Baxijiao_AAA, whole genome shotgun sequence and encodes:
- the LOC135633501 gene encoding seipin-1-like, with the protein product MDGETHHHVRPRRRALLSAVTPPSSSTVEDTKYKEDDYSDDQLLTVPAGWMIKLVAIQVELITSCFLSLIAPFLYLYFQSQAVPSRFAHGVTALLRRLTFGILGAVCAMVILLAVMVVSVLLGVGLARLCVEEPVLLRQPLHFDYTQVHPNATVALRGAWRRGRAVPAGHSVSVSIMLFLPESDHNLRIGVFQVHAEVTSSTGNVIATSSQPCMLRFQSHPVRLMRTFVMGFPLLLGISSESQRVAIEMLGYKETRTRSEMVRVKLKPRAGTTELPQLYDAEVFMKSQLPWAKEVAHNWKWTFYVWTSLYMYILLLILLVCCFKPFVMPRLRRYGAGGLAEVKKDSMDDHRIEREMSDKRLSDALRALRQRGKRKALLRPELVEGAASSVAGGEAMAASEVIDDSGDFAASESSECVGG